The segment ATTCATCTACTGCTTGCTGTTTGGTGCGCTCATCTCACCAACTGATCCCATTGCCGTGTTGGGCATTTTGAAAAAAGCCAACGCCCCCGAACCTATGGAAATAAAAATCGTGGGTGAATCGCTGTTTAACGATGGCACGGGAGTAGTGCTGTTTATTGTTATTTTTCATATCGCCACAGCCGGGTTGGGCACTATTACCTTTAATGAAGTAGCCCTATTGTTTGCCGAAGAAATTATAGGCGGCATTGTACTGGGCATTGTTTGTGGCCTGGTCGTTTATCGTTTGATAAAAAGCATTGACCACTATCAAACCGAAGTGTTGTTAACGCTTGCCATGGTAATGGGTAGTTACTCCCTGGCGTTGGCCCTTCACTTATCCGGTCCGCTCGCCATGGTTACGGCCGGGCTTATCATCGGTAACAAAGGAAAAGCAAGTGCCATGTCGGATGTGACGTTGGATTACACCTACAAGTTTTGGGAAATTATTGATGAGATTATGAATGCCGCCCTGTTTGTACTCATTGGGCTGGAGTTGTTGATCATTCCATTATCGTGGGAGTATGTATTATTAGGATTACTTACTGTACTTATCATTTTGATAGTACGCTATGTTTCCCTGGCGTTGCCTACCTATGCGTTCGGGTTTAAAAAACAATTTGAACCAAAAACGCTTACGATTATGACGTGGGGAGGTTTGCGCGGAGGTATTTCTATTGCCTTGGCGCTGACTATACCGGCCGGCCCGTACAAAGAGTTAATCGTGGTGATAACCTATACGGTAGTGCTATTCTCTATTGTTGTGCAGGGGCTTTCTATAGAACGGGTGATTAAAAAGGCTATACAGGTTTAATTCACGCACTGCTTTTTACACTTAAAGACTTTTCACCCGCCCTTTGAAACTGCTTTTACGAAAAAAGATCTATTCTAACATTATCTTAAATCTTAATTAAAACGAATAATTCTCTGACCGATCGAGAAATCAAAAATCAAAGCTAATATGGTATATGTCAGTTTGATTGCGCCTGATGTTTGGAGCAAAAAATCCTCCGGGTTGCGGTATCTGTTCAACCAGGTCAAACACACGGCATGTTTTGGGTAACGCGGAAAATATCAGTAAGAAATTGAATTGCAATTTATCGGGTACAATTGTCCATACCGGAGCATATGTTATGTTTTCGGCATGTATGAGTTCGGCCCGTTCACCAGCTTCTTTACCAATTAAATAGGTTGATTGCCAAATCCTGATCAGCGTTTCGTTCGCGTGTGGTTTTACGTGACCGTGCACATAAATGAACGCGTCATTTAATAACTCGGGATGAATGGAGAACAGACTATCCGCATCAACAAACGGTTTTGCTTTTACGGGCGGATGTTCAGTGCTGGCCAAGGTGGTTCATGTTTGTTGATCCCCTAAAATTAGATGAACTTTTAAAACGTACTGCTTAGCCCTTCACATTAATAACAAGTACTGGGAGTTGCTCGTGGTTAACCAAGCTTTCGGCCAGGCTATGTGAAAAAATAAAAGCACCTGTTTTTAGTTGGGCCGTGAGTGCAATTATATCAGGGGCAATATCTTTTGCGGCATATTTAATGCCCCACTCCGGATCGTTGGTGGTAATGAAATTGCGGGTAAAGTTTGTGCCCGGGAACTGGGCCTGCAGTACATTCATCTTTTCGTCCACCTCAGCCTTGGTTTGTTTGTCATTTTCGAGCCCAATGTAGAGCATATGAATGGTGCTGCGCCAAAGGCCGGTTAGCTTCGCCAGGCTGTTTAAGGCTTTCGAAGGATCTTCATGGAATGTAGAGGCAAACATAATCCTTTCAAAGCTAACGGTACCGGGTTTGTTTTTGATAACAAGAACCGGTGCGGAGGAGTGGCGAACAACCCGTTGGGTTTGCGACCCGATAACCCATTCGCGAATGCCCGTTGCACCATGCGAACCCATTACTACCAAATCAATTCCGAGGGGCTCAATATAATTTTCAATTTTGTCTGTGCCCTTGTTCATTACCAGCAAAGGCCTTGCATTAACACCTGCCCGCTCGGCCAACGTAATGAGCTCATCAAGTTTTGCTTTTGCCTGACCTAGAACAGGATCAGTTTCCAATGGCTTGTTCAGCAATACATGCATGCTGCCCGACTTATCATCGTAAAGGTGTTGTATGATCAATTCAGCGTCCGCCTTACGCGCAGTTTCCAGTGCTACATAAAATGCATTTTCTGCGCATGCTGAAAAATCTGTTGGAATTAATATCTTTTTCATGATTAGGATTTTTTAAATGCCAACCCGCGAGTTGCATCGCCCCTTTCTGAAAGACAAGATATTACCCCTGAAATCTATTTTGACTGATCCGGATCAACGGAAGCTATGACATTTATCAGTAGGTTTAACCGATCCAGGAAATGATTGAATTAACAGACGATACCCGGTGGGTTTTGTGACGAACGCCAGTGGCTGTTAGGGCTCTCAGAAACAATTCGAGTTGACAGTGCTGTTCTTTTGTTTCGGTTATGATGTTCATCATGCCAAGGCCTCCATGCGTTGTAAGCCGTACCAGATGCATTACGTATTCTGTTTTCAGCATTCTTGATGGAATGTGCTTATCCACAAAAACATCACTCACTACCATATCGAAACGGGTTTTGCACACGGCTACAAAATCAGCGGCATCGGCCATATGAAGTGTAAGGTTGTTGTACCTGTCCAGATCAAAGTATTTTTTTCCTAGTGCTATTACCTCTGGGTCGAGCTCTATACCTGTAAGCTGTGGGGCAAGTTTTAGCTCATCACACAAAATAGTCGCTATGCTTCCTGCCCCAAACCCAAGTATCAAAACAGTTTCAAGGTTTCGTTTATCTACTTCAAGCTTTTTGAAAGCTTTTTGAAATATTTTATGCAGCGTGTCGAAAGAATAATTCGCATCGGGAGAATGCAGAACATACTTTCCGTTTTGATACCATACTTCCAATTCTCCGCTTACCGCACTTGGTCGCTTTTCAACAATGGTTCCGGAAACATAGCTGAGTAGCTGTTGACTTATGGATTTCACTTTTTATCAAACATGCGCTTAAAGAAATCGGCTGAGGCTTTATAGGCACTTAACCAGTTTTTGTGCAGCAGAAATCCGTGCACTTCGTCCGGAAAAACCAATTGCTCAAAATACACACCTTGTTCGCGTAGGTTTTCAACAAGACTTACGGTTTCACTAAAGGGCACGTTGCGATCATCATCGCCATGAATAAGTAACACCGGGGATCGCCAGCCTTTGATAAAATGCATGGGCGATGATTCAAAGGCCAGGCGTGCGAACGCCTGCTGCTTTTCTGCCTGATAGGAGGGAACAAAATTTCGGATCACTACATTCCAGTCGTGCACACCGTGAATATCCACCCCGCAAGAAAACAAATCGGATGCCCTGGCCAGCCCCATCGCGGTTAAGTAGCCTCCATAACTTCCTCCCCACAACCCGATTTTCTTCGGGTCAACATCCGGACGCTGTGCTAAGTATAATCCTGCTCCTTCCACATCGCGATACTCGCTGGCCCCGGCTGCACCGTAATCAATGGCTTCGCGGAAATCCAAACCATACCCAATACCACTACGGTAGTTCACCGACAACACCACATAACCCTGGCTGGCAAAGTATTGGTTGAGTGCATAGGCGTTGTGATAATACTGACTATAATGAAACCCCAGCACCATTTGCCTGCGCGAGCCACCATGAAAGAAGATTACAGCTGGCCGCTTATCGCCAGCCTTGGCGCCCTTTGGCAGAAATAGCTGTGCGGGTATTTTCATGCCATCCGTGGCGGTGATCATCACAGCCTGAGGGGTTACGAGATCTTTTTTGGGAAAAGTTTTCGGGAATAAATCAGTTGCGATCATTCTTGATTGTCCGTTGGCTGCCACAATATGCGGCCAGGCAGCCGTAGTGGCATCGGTACGCAGGCAGACTAATCCGGCTGTTGTTTCAACCGGTGCGTATTCAATGCCATCGCCTGTGGAAAGTTGTTGTGGTTTTCCTCCGGTAGCGGCCACTTTAAAAACATGCCTCCGGTCGATGTCGCCAATGTTGGTTACATAAATGAGGCTTTTTCCATCACGCGCCACATCCACGGACTCCACTTCGCCATCGCCCGGGGTAAGTAATACTGCTTCGCCTCCGTTTGTGGAAACCGAATACAAATGCTGCCAGCCATCGCGCTCCCACGGAAACACCAGGCGATCACCCATCCACCATAGCATGTTATCCACTACCGGAATGCCGGTGTGAAGCACACTGCCTTTACCCGGTTTAGCGACCCAAACTTCTTTTGCTTTTCCGGTGCTTACATCGGCAACGCGTACAGACCACGGATGGCCCTCGCGTGCCGGCACAAAGGGCAGGCGGTTACGCACATTGGGCGTGCGTATAAAAGCAATTTGCTTTCCATCGGGCGACCAAACCGGATTACCGTCCCGATCAACACTCGGGTCAAGAAACTGAATAGTGTTGGTTGAAAAATCATAAACACCAATAAACGAGTGGTCGGTACGGCTGCTCACAAAAGCCAGTTTACGGCCATCGGGCGACCAGCGCATATTGCTTTGCGAGCCGCGTGAATGAAAAAGTTTTTTGCCCTTGCCGGCTGAGTCTAGTTTAACTAGCCACACCTGGCCGCTGCTTAAATACGCCAATGATTTTCCATCGGGCGAAAGTTTGGGATAAAAACCGGTGGACAGTTTTTTCAAATCGCTGCCGTCTGCATTCACAATCCAGATGGCGCGATCAACGCTGGGCTGCAACGCAATAGGATTGGGTAGTTCATTCGCACTATTTGGGGCGCCTCCGCGTATGAAAATGATTTTCGCATTATCGTTCGTGAACTGCACCGATGCTATTTCCTGTCCGTCATCCTGATTGTAGTTGGTAACCTTTCGTGGTGCAAAATCCGGGGCATCAGCCACGTAAATATTACGCGCGCCCTGATCGTTAAACACCCAGGCTATACGTTTGCCATCGGCACTGGCGGTAAGGTTTGTCGGGAAGGGTACGTTGAGGAGGTTATCAATGGTGACTTGGGCTAATGCTGCAGATAGTGCCGTGAGCAGCGCGATAAGGAGGTTTATCTTTTTCATGTCAGTGATTTTTTCTTTTAAAGTACCCTAAATGCAAAACCACAGAGGTCACAAAGTTTTACACAAAGAGCACA is part of the Cyclobacteriaceae bacterium genome and harbors:
- a CDS encoding universal stress protein gives rise to the protein MKKILIPTDFSACAENAFYVALETARKADAELIIQHLYDDKSGSMHVLLNKPLETDPVLGQAKAKLDELITLAERAGVNARPLLVMNKGTDKIENYIEPLGIDLVVMGSHGATGIREWVIGSQTQRVVRHSSAPVLVIKNKPGTVSFERIMFASTFHEDPSKALNSLAKLTGLWRSTIHMLYIGLENDKQTKAEVDEKMNVLQAQFPGTNFTRNFITTNDPEWGIKYAAKDIAPDIIALTAQLKTGAFIFSHSLAESLVNHEQLPVLVINVKG
- a CDS encoding S9 family peptidase gives rise to the protein MKKINLLIALLTALSAALAQVTIDNLLNVPFPTNLTASADGKRIAWVFNDQGARNIYVADAPDFAPRKVTNYNQDDGQEIASVQFTNDNAKIIFIRGGAPNSANELPNPIALQPSVDRAIWIVNADGSDLKKLSTGFYPKLSPDGKSLAYLSSGQVWLVKLDSAGKGKKLFHSRGSQSNMRWSPDGRKLAFVSSRTDHSFIGVYDFSTNTIQFLDPSVDRDGNPVWSPDGKQIAFIRTPNVRNRLPFVPAREGHPWSVRVADVSTGKAKEVWVAKPGKGSVLHTGIPVVDNMLWWMGDRLVFPWERDGWQHLYSVSTNGGEAVLLTPGDGEVESVDVARDGKSLIYVTNIGDIDRRHVFKVAATGGKPQQLSTGDGIEYAPVETTAGLVCLRTDATTAAWPHIVAANGQSRMIATDLFPKTFPKKDLVTPQAVMITATDGMKIPAQLFLPKGAKAGDKRPAVIFFHGGSRRQMVLGFHYSQYYHNAYALNQYFASQGYVVLSVNYRSGIGYGLDFREAIDYGAAGASEYRDVEGAGLYLAQRPDVDPKKIGLWGGSYGGYLTAMGLARASDLFSCGVDIHGVHDWNVVIRNFVPSYQAEKQQAFARLAFESSPMHFIKGWRSPVLLIHGDDDRNVPFSETVSLVENLREQGVYFEQLVFPDEVHGFLLHKNWLSAYKASADFFKRMFDKK
- a CDS encoding sodium:proton antiporter; this encodes MSLLQIFSAVLVLSAVFAFINERYLKLPAAIALMLMGLLFSVGIQVANVIFPGLEGLAEQALERLDFSDILLDFMLSFLLFAGALHTDWHKLKSMRWPIASFATLGVTISTFLIAVLLFAALKLVSYELPFIYCLLFGALISPTDPIAVLGILKKANAPEPMEIKIVGESLFNDGTGVVLFIVIFHIATAGLGTITFNEVALLFAEEIIGGIVLGIVCGLVVYRLIKSIDHYQTEVLLTLAMVMGSYSLALALHLSGPLAMVTAGLIIGNKGKASAMSDVTLDYTYKFWEIIDEIMNAALFVLIGLELLIIPLSWEYVLLGLLTVLIILIVRYVSLALPTYAFGFKKQFEPKTLTIMTWGGLRGGISIALALTIPAGPYKELIVVITYTVVLFSIVVQGLSIERVIKKAIQV
- a CDS encoding fused MFS/spermidine synthase produces the protein MKSISQQLLSYVSGTIVEKRPSAVSGELEVWYQNGKYVLHSPDANYSFDTLHKIFQKAFKKLEVDKRNLETVLILGFGAGSIATILCDELKLAPQLTGIELDPEVIALGKKYFDLDRYNNLTLHMADAADFVAVCKTRFDMVVSDVFVDKHIPSRMLKTEYVMHLVRLTTHGGLGMMNIITETKEQHCQLELFLRALTATGVRHKTHRVSSVNSIISWIG